A stretch of Sebastes fasciatus isolate fSebFas1 chromosome 19, fSebFas1.pri, whole genome shotgun sequence DNA encodes these proteins:
- the LOC141757430 gene encoding beta-1,3-galactosyl-O-glycosyl-glycoprotein beta-1,6-N-acetylglucosaminyltransferase 4-like: MGCSLLRLRRKSFLPSLLSLLTLCVLLLVSMKHSYVPVSLPPPAALDDIQTFHKYNINCLAIYDMDPVEVGKSLIIRRKQVVEDKDECLVNLTSNCPLFIQSRGYDDECVSEEEKDFPLAYSLVVHKSAWMVERLIRALYSPRNIYCIHYDQKSSAEFISAMEGLAGCLPNVFIASKRESVFYASISRLKADLNCLSDLLESEVKWKYVINLCGQDFPLRSNIELVSELGKLKGANMLETSRPSVTKKERFTFHYELRDANFEYQKLPVKTERLKTPPPHGMEMFSGNAYFVLSRNFVVHMDSSVVVKDFLAWSEDTYSPDEHFWATLVRLPGVPGEVPRSQPDITDLMSKTRLVKWQYLEENLYPRCSGEHVRSVCIYGAAEMRWLLNYGHWFANKFDPKVDPILIQCLEEKLEEKQKLFQSVASPNCRKG, translated from the coding sequence ATGGGATGTTCATTACTGAGACTAAGAAGAAAATCATTCCTCCCTTCCCTCCTGTCACTGCTGACCCTGTGTGTCCTGCTACTGGTCAGTATGAAGCACAGCTACGTCCCCGTGTCTCTACCTCCCCCGGCAGCTTTAGATGACATCCAGACATTTCACAAGTACAATATTAACTGTTTGGCCATCTATGACATGGACCCAGTGGAGGTGGGAAAGTCGCTGATCATCAGACGGAAACAAGTCGTGGAGGACAAAGATGAGTGTCTGGTTAACCTCACCTCCAACTGCCCGTTATTCATCCAGTCCAGAGGTTATGATGACGAGTGTGtctcagaggaggagaaagacttTCCTCTTGCTTACTCGCTGGTTGTGCATAAGTCTGCGTGGATGGTAGAGAGGCTCATCAGAGCGCTGTACTCACCCCGTAACATCTACTGCATCCACTATGATCAGAAGTCTTCAGCTGAGTTCATCTCAGCCATGGAGGGTTTAGCCGGCTGTTTGCCCAACGTCTTCATCGCCTCCAAGCGAGAGTCCGTCTTCTACGCGAGCATCAGCCGATTGAAAGCTGATCTCAACTGTCTGTCCGACCTTCTGGAGTCAGAAGTCAAGTGGAAGTATGTCATCAACCTCTGTGGCCAAGATTTCCCCCTCAGGTCCAACATCGAGCTGGTGTCAGAACTGGGGAAGCTGAAGGGAGCCAATATGCTGGAGACGAGCCGACCCAGTGTGACGAAGAAGGAGAGGTTCACCTTTCACTACGAGCTGAGGGATGCCAACTTTGAATATCAAAAACTGCCGGTGAAAACGGAGCGGTTAAAGACCCCGCCGCCACACGGCATGGAGATGTTCTCCGGCAACGCCTACTTCGTCTTGTCCCGGAACTTTGTGGTGCACATGGACTCCTCAGTTGTGGTGAAAGATTTTTTGGCCTGGTCAGAGGACACCTACTCACCGGACGAACACTTCTGGGCCACACTTGTTCGACTGCCGGGTGTTCCTGGAGAGGTGCCCAGATCGCAGCCCGACATCACGGACCTGATGAGTAAGACCAGGCTGGTGAAATGGCAGTACCTGGAGGAGAACCTGTACCCGCGCTGCTCGGGGGAACACGTCCGCAGCGTTTGTATTTATGGTGCAGCGGAAATGCGCTGGTTGCTCAACTACGGTCACTGGTTCGCCAACAAGTTCGACCCCAAAGTGGACCCCATTCTCATTCAGTGCCTTGAGGAGAAGctggaggaaaaacaaaagttaTTTCAATCAGTGGCATCTCCTAACTGTCGTAAGGGTTAA
- the LOC141757245 gene encoding 3-hydroxy-3-methylglutaryl-coenzyme A reductase-like, with translation MLARLFRLHGLLVASHPWEVIVGTLALTVCLVSMNNLAASSQMCTWNECPKVEEKVHSSDIIILTITRCMAIVYIYFQFKNLRQLGSKYILGIAGLFTVFSSFVFSTVVIHFFGKELTGLNEALPFFLLLIDLSKACTLAKFALSSNSQEEVRENISQGMAILGPTFTLDALVECLVIGIGTMSGVPQLEIMCCFGCMSVLANYVVFMTFFPACVSLVLELSRESREGRPIWQLSHFARVLAEEEDNKPNPVTQRVKIIMSLALALVHAHTRLAAEHPNQNRSVEGPIAKRLDSGGTMWPLKLTSMDLEQVITLGLALLLAVKYVFFEQTETESSLSLMSPISSSPPTQKPRVAGDCCRRDFSTPKPQTTMNGFLVTSPDTKLSPEADTAFRKRGEAYNWTTEATQTPAAPVENGPCVSCFGDSLAPTPHVPQSSCDSEARTLEECMTILSDPQRGPRFLSDKDVMNLVTSRNILNYNLEAVLETPERGVAIRREMLSPKLPVLSALASLPYKDYDYSKVMGTCCENVIGYMPVPVGVAGPLLLDEKQFYIPMATTEGCLVASTNRGCRALSLSGGCRSSILADSMTRGPVVRLPSACRAAEVKVWLETSDGFSMIKEAFDETSRFARLEKLLVGLAGRNLYIRFQSQTGDAMGMNMLSKGTEQALQRLQQQYPDVEVLSVSGNYCTDKKSAAINWILGRGKSAVCEATIPANVVREVLKSSTSSLVELNINKNLVGSAMAGSIGGFNAHAANIVAAIYIACGQDPAQTVGSSNCITQMEPAGPEGEDLYISCTMPSIELGTVGGGTNLAPQQACLQMLGVQGTSSNQPGDNARQLARVVCATVLAGELSLMAALAAGHLVKSHLAHNRSKTNLSETPSSKSQTAA, from the exons ATGTTGGCACGTCTGTTCAGGCTCCATGGCCTGCTGGTGGCCTCCCACCCATGGGAGGTAATAGTGGGCACCCTGGCTCTCACCGTCTGCCTAGTATCTATGAACAACCTGGCAGCCAGCAGCCAGATGTGCACCTGGAATGAGTGCCCTAAAGTCGAGGAG AAAGTCCACAGCAGTGACATAATCATCCTAACAATCACACGCTGCATGGCCATCGTTTACATCTATTTCCAGTTCAAGAATCTGCGACAACTGGGCTCCAAATATATACTAG GTATTGCAGGgttgttcacagtgttttcCAGCTTTGTTTTCAGTACAGTGGTCATCCACTTCTTTGGGAAAGAGCTGACAGGTTTAAA TGAAGCCCTGCCGTTCTTCCTCCTGCTCATTGACCTGTCCAAAGCCTGTACATTGGCCAAATTTGCCCTCAGCTCAAACTCTCAG gaggaggtgagggagaACATCTCCCAGGGCATGGCCATCCTGGGACCCACCTTCACCCTGGATGCTCTGGTTGAGTGTCTGGTCATTGGGATTGGCACCATGTCAG GTGTGCCTCAATTAGAGATCATGTGTTGTTTTGGCTGTATGTCTGTCCTGGCCAACTACGTTGTCTTCATGACCTTCTTCCCTGCGTGTGTCTCCCTGGTCCTGGAG CTGTCCAGGGAAAGTCGTGAGGGCCGTCCGATCTGGCAGCTGAGCCACTTTGCCCGTGTGCTGGCTGAAGAAGAGGACAACAAGCCCAATCCTGTGACCCAGAGGGTTAAAATCATCATG TCTCTGGCCCTGGCCTTGGTTCATGCTCACACTCGACTAGCAGCTGAGCATCCCAATCAGAATCGCTCGGTGGAGGGGCCCATAGCTAAGAGACTGGACTCTGGTGGTACCATGTGGCCTCTGAAGCTCACCAG TATGGACCTGGAACAGGTGATAACTCTCGGTCTAGCCCTGCTCCTGGCTGTGAAGTACGTCTTCTTTGAGCAAACGGAGACAGAGTCTTCCCTATCTCTGATGAGTCCCATTAGCAGCTCTCCTCCGACCCAGAAGCCCAGGGTGGCAGGGGACTGCTGCAGGAGGGACTTCTCAACCCCGAAACCCCAGACAACCATGAACGGTTTCTTAGTAACCAGCCCTGACACTAAACTTTCCCCTGAGGCTGACACGGCATTCAGAAAGCGGGGTGAGGCTTATAATTGGACAACAGAAGCGACTCAGACTCCAGCAGCCCCAGTGGAGAACGGCCCCTGTGTTTCATGTTTTGGGGACTCTCTTGCTCCGACACCTCATGTTCCTCAAAGTAGCTGTGATTCAGAGGCCCGGACGCTGGAGGAATGTATGACCATCCTCTCAGATCCTCAG AGGGGGCCCCGTTTTCTTAGCGATAAAGATGTGATGAACCTGGTAACCTCACGTAACATCCTGAACTATAATTTGGAAGCTGTCCTGGAGACTCCAGAGAGGGGCGTGGCCATCAGAAGAGAAATGCTTTCACCCAAACTGCCTGTTCTCTCTGCTTTGGCTTCTTTGCCTTATAAAGACTACGACTATTCTAAG GTGATGGGTACTTGCTGTGAGAATGTCATTGGCTACATGCCGGTGCCGGTAGGAGTGGCTGGTCCTCTTCTGTTGGATGAGAAGCAGTTTTACATTCCTATGGCGACCACAGAGGGCTGCCTGGTAGCCAGCACCAACAGAGGATGCAGGGCGCTTTCT CTGAGCGGGGGTTGCCGCAGCAGCATCCTCGCTGACAGTATGACCAGGGGTCCTGTGGTGAGGCTGCCCTCGGCGTGCCGGGCTGCAGAGGTCAAAGTCTGGCTGGAGACCTCGGACGGATTCAGCATGATCAAAGAGGCTTTCGACGAGACCAGCAG GTTTGCTCGTCTGGAGAAGCTGCTGGTGGGCTTAGCTGGGAGGAACTTGTACATTCGCTTTCAGTCTCAGACAGGAGACGCCATGGGCATGAACATGCTCTCCAAG GGTACTGAGCAGGctctgcagagactccagcAGCAGTATCCAGACGTGGAGGTGCTGTCGGTCAGTGGCAACTATTGCACTGACAAGAAGTCTGCAGCCATTAACTGGATCCTGGGTCGGGGAAAGTCTGCTGTGTGTGAGGCCACCATCCCTGCCAACGTGGTCCGGGAG GTGTTGAAAAGCAGCACATCTTCTCTGGTGGAGCTGAACATCAACAAGAACTTGGTGGGCTCGGCCATGGCTGGCAGTATCGGGGGCTTTAATGCTCATGCGGCCAACATTGTAGCAGCCATCTACATCGCCTGTGGACAG GACCCCGCTCAGACAGTAGGAAGCTCCAACTGCATCACTCAGATGGAGCCTGCTGGTCCAGAAGGGGAGGATCTGTACATCAGCTGTACGATGCCCTCCATTGAGCTGGGCACTGTGGGAGGAGGCACAAACCTGGCACCACAGCAGGCCTGTCTACAG ATGCTCGGTGTCCAAGGTACCAGTTCCAACCAGCCAGGTGATAACGCCCGTCAGCTGGCCCGAGTGGTTTGTGCCACCGTGCTGGCAGGTGAGCTCTCCCTCATGGCCGCTCTAGCTGCTGGACACCTCGTCAAGAGTCACCTGGCCCACAACAG ATCTAAAACAAACCTGTCAGAAACACCTTCGTCAAAGTCGCAGACAGCCGCGTGA